The genomic window CCTTTTTCATGTAATAAAAGCCAAGATTGAATTAAATCAGGACCGTGTAATTCTCCCATTAAACCAGCACGAAGCGATCGCATTACCAATCCTTTTTTGACTTTAAAGGTTTTAGTAACTTGTTTGATGGTATCTTTGGCCTCATCTTCGGTTAACTGAGATGACTCTTGAATCTTCTCTACAACAGCTTGTAAAACGTCTTTAACCCCATCTTGTTTCATTTGAGCTATGGCTTCTTCGCTATAGTCTACCCTTCCCCCAAATAACAAGACACTTTCTTTCGCTGCGTCACTGAGACGGGTGAGACTGGGCCCGATCAAAGTGGCCATTTTTTCTAACCAGGGGCGATCGCTGTCGATATTGATAGGATAACCGGCTTCTTGCCAATAGGGAACCAAGAGATCAACTAATTCTTCTCCTGACATTTTGTGTACATATTGACTATTAATCCAATCCAGTTTATCCCAGTCAAATTTAGCTCCAGCTTTATTGACCCGTTCTAAGCTAAACTGTTGGGCTGCTTCGGTTAACGTAAAAATCTCTTGAGTGGAGTCTGGGGGAGTCCATCCCAATAAGGTCATATAGTTAGCTAAAGCTTGGGGTAAAAAGCCCATTTTACGAAAGTCATCGATAGAGGTTACCCCGTCTCGTTTTGATAATTTTCGTCCTTCCTGGTTTAAAATTAGAGGGGTATGAGCAAACTCTGGAACCGTTGCGCCGAGAGCTTCGTATAAGAGAATTTGTTTAGCGGTATTAGCGATATGATCTTCTCCTCGGATCACATGAGTGATCTTCATATCCATGTCATCGACCACCACAGCTAGATTGTAGAGAGGTTGTCCAAAGGGTTGATCGGGATTATCAGCAATACGAGCGATGACCATATCTCCACCGAGATCACTTCCTTTCCAGGTCATTTTTCCTCGGATAAGATCGTGCCAAACAATTTCGCGATCGTCATCGATGATAAAACGGATAACCGGTTTTCTTCCTTGCGCTTCCAACCCTTGACGTTGTTCTTCGGTGAGATGACGATGACGGTTATCGTAGCGAGGGGCTTGATTTTGGGCTTTTTGCGCCTCTCGCATCTGTTCTAATTCTTCTGGGGTACAATAGCAACGATAGGCAAAGCCTTTGTCTAGTAAGGTTTGAATCCCTTGACGATAGAGATCGAGGCGTTGGGTTTGGAAAAAAGGACCTTCATCCCAAGTTAAGCCCAACCAGGCCAGTCCTGATTTAATATTTTCAGTGTATTCTGCACGCGATCGCTCTCGATCGGTATCTTCGACTCTGAGGATAAACTGGCCTTGGTGATGATGAGCAAATAACCAGTTAAAAACGGCGGTTCTGGCGGTTCCTATGTGTAAATTCCCTGTGGGACTTGGGGCAATACGAACTCTGACTGTCACAAAATTTTTCCTGTAGTCAATATTTAATAAAGTCCCCTACCTTAAGTTAGAGGTGGGGCTTTTTAAGCTCAATAAATTATCATAATTGATTTTAGGTTAACTCATCAAGCAATTATCCATTATAGACTGTTTAAGTGAAAGGTTTTTTCAAGGATTTTATCAAGTTTTTTTCTGCACCTTACGTTGTTTATGTTACGAATTTTTTAGAGTTTTCTAAGGCTCAATTTCCCTAACGCTGATAGACTCTAATTGTCTAAGCTCTTTCGACTAAAAAGGGTAAAGATAAACGATAAAATATCCATCCGAACAACGTCATGATAATTGCTACTACACTAGCAATCCAAAAACCTGTTACGTTAGAAATGTCTCCAGTGGTCGCTAAATCTCTCGTCGTTGCCAATAGGGGAGTAACGGGGTTAATCTTGACTAAAATTGCCCAAAATCCCTCCCTTGGTTGAGGATAAATCACAGGAGTCACAAACAACCAGAGCCGAGTCACAAAACCAATGGCTCTATTAACATCACCATATAGACAAGAAAATGGACTTAAAATTAATCCCATTCCCGCACCAAACAAGATCAAATGAATAAAGGCAACGGGAGCTATGAGAATTGTCCAAGTTACCCCTACTCTAAACCAGACAAACAAGAAAAAAATAGGAATTAGTTGAATCAGAAAATTAAATAAAGTTTGTGCTATTTTCGAGATGACAAAGGCTTCTGGGGGTACATTTAATTTCATTAACATCGATTTAGCAGTTCGGGCTGCTCCCATAGTATTATTAAAAGTCTGGATAAAAGTTTGCCAAAGGGTCATACTCAGAGCAACAAAAACAGGATAAGGAATAGGCGTTTCTCCCAAGTTCAACACTCGGGCTTCTCTAAGGAAGGTCAAACCCACGGCAGTGACCAAAGGGGGAATAAAAATCCAGAGTGCGCCCAGTAACGACTGACGATATTGAGATTGAATATCTCGT from Crocosphaera subtropica ATCC 51142 includes these protein-coding regions:
- a CDS encoding ABC transporter permease, with the protein product MSQANRQPTRDKHKKPLPVVVYEPNSRVRHPIQLLQEMWYDLLASRELAWQLLQRDIQSQYRQSLLGALWIFIPPLVTAVGLTFLREARVLNLGETPIPYPVFVALSMTLWQTFIQTFNNTMGAARTAKSMLMKLNVPPEAFVISKIAQTLFNFLIQLIPIFFLFVWFRVGVTWTILIAPVAFIHLILFGAGMGLILSPFSCLYGDVNRAIGFVTRLWLFVTPVIYPQPREGFWAILVKINPVTPLLATTRDLATTGDISNVTGFWIASVVAIIMTLFGWIFYRLSLPFLVERA
- the gltX gene encoding glutamate--tRNA ligase yields the protein MTVRVRIAPSPTGNLHIGTARTAVFNWLFAHHHQGQFILRVEDTDRERSRAEYTENIKSGLAWLGLTWDEGPFFQTQRLDLYRQGIQTLLDKGFAYRCYCTPEELEQMREAQKAQNQAPRYDNRHRHLTEEQRQGLEAQGRKPVIRFIIDDDREIVWHDLIRGKMTWKGSDLGGDMVIARIADNPDQPFGQPLYNLAVVVDDMDMKITHVIRGEDHIANTAKQILLYEALGATVPEFAHTPLILNQEGRKLSKRDGVTSIDDFRKMGFLPQALANYMTLLGWTPPDSTQEIFTLTEAAQQFSLERVNKAGAKFDWDKLDWINSQYVHKMSGEELVDLLVPYWQEAGYPINIDSDRPWLEKMATLIGPSLTRLSDAAKESVLLFGGRVDYSEEAIAQMKQDGVKDVLQAVVEKIQESSQLTEDEAKDTIKQVTKTFKVKKGLVMRSLRAGLMGELHGPDLIQSWLLLHEKGWDKTRLTHGLSLVE